In Nicotiana tabacum cultivar K326 chromosome 2, ASM71507v2, whole genome shotgun sequence, the following proteins share a genomic window:
- the LOC142166780 gene encoding uncharacterized protein LOC142166780, which translates to MFSSEAWNTSTWAKKHEGVKTRATVLFDQTFWPHIAYCVRSFTPLVSVLREVDSEEQPCMGYMYHLMTKAKENIALNYGNNERKYCLIWKRIDERWSSQLHHPLHAAGYYLNPQLRFEDRFSNKFEIKQGLYDCMEHMLNYNERLRVDIQLDSYDHLRGDFGSQLAMDSRKMRSPAD; encoded by the coding sequence ATGTTCTCTTCCGAAGCTTGGAATACTTCTACTTGGGCTAAGAAACATGAAGGAGTGAAAACAAGAGCTACTGTTCTATTTGATCAAACGTTTTGGCCTCATATTGCTTACTGTGTGAGGAGTTTTACTCCTTTAGTGAGTGTTCTAAGAGAAGTTGATTCAGAAGAGCAGCCTTGTATGGGATATATGTATCATTTAATGACTAAGGCTAAGGAAAATATAGCTCTTAATTATGGTAATAACGAAAGAAAGTATTGTCTCATTTGGAAAAGAATTGATGAAAGATGGTCGAGCCAACTTCATCATCCACTACATGCTGCGGGGTATTATTTGAATCCACAATTGCGATTTGAAGATAGGTTTTCTAATAAGTTTGAAATCAAGCAAGGTTTATATGACTGCATGGAACACATGTTAAATTATAATGAGAGATTAAGGGTGGATATCCAGTTAGATTCTTATGATCACTTGAGAGGCGATTTTGGGAGCCAGTTAGCCATGGATTCAAGGAAGATGCGATCTCCTGCTGATTGA